The Halosimplex litoreum genome has a window encoding:
- a CDS encoding PIN domain-containing protein, giving the protein MTVYDSSVLIHYLDGETGAVDYVEHHQNRRAVAPQLVLFEVYQGELFKSGPPDFDAVDDALGWLSVVEKSSGIARAAAELQGELRDRGELLAARDAFIVGTARQLGEPLAVADSDFDVDGIDELLDVDFV; this is encoded by the coding sequence ATGACCGTCTACGATAGCAGCGTTCTGATCCACTATCTCGACGGCGAAACCGGAGCAGTCGACTACGTGGAACACCACCAGAATCGACGTGCGGTCGCACCGCAACTGGTACTGTTCGAGGTGTATCAGGGGGAGCTGTTCAAATCCGGCCCACCCGATTTCGACGCCGTCGACGACGCGCTCGGCTGGCTCTCGGTCGTCGAGAAGTCGTCCGGTATCGCTCGCGCTGCCGCCGAGTTGCAGGGCGAACTGCGCGACCGTGGGGAGTTGCTCGCCGCTCGCGACGCGTTCATCGTAGGAACAGCGAGACAACTCGGCGAACCGCTCGCCGTTGCAGACTCCGATTTCGATGTCGACGGAATCGACGAGCTACTCGACGTCGATTTCGTCTGA
- a CDS encoding TIGR00725 family protein — protein sequence MRVSVIGGGTVTEQEAATAETLGRELAERGHEVVCGGLGGVMEAVCRGASEAGGSTIGILPTERRADANEYVDTALATGMGNARNVLVVMNGDAVVAVDGGTGTLSELGHALDFGKPVAGLDTHSIDGVDGIEHVETPAEAVESVERRA from the coding sequence ATGCGAGTCAGCGTCATCGGCGGTGGGACCGTTACGGAGCAAGAGGCGGCCACGGCCGAAACACTCGGCCGGGAACTCGCCGAGCGGGGCCACGAGGTGGTCTGCGGCGGCCTCGGCGGCGTGATGGAGGCGGTCTGTCGCGGCGCGAGCGAGGCCGGCGGGTCAACGATCGGGATCCTCCCGACCGAGCGCCGCGCGGACGCCAACGAGTACGTCGACACGGCCCTCGCGACCGGGATGGGCAACGCGCGAAACGTCCTCGTCGTCATGAACGGCGACGCCGTGGTCGCCGTCGACGGCGGCACCGGGACGCTCTCGGAACTCGGTCACGCGCTCGATTTCGGCAAGCCGGTCGCGGGCCTGGACACTCACAGCATCGACGGCGTCGACGGTATCGAACACGTCGAGACCCCGGCGGAAGCGGTCGAGTCGGTCGAGCGACGCGCGTAA
- a CDS encoding type II toxin-antitoxin system HicA family toxin: MSRPYSGRELIDALRKWNFRRVDQTGSHVKLRYIDPNTGEKRTVTVPLHDEVATDTLRSIAEQAGAKDFQSFLDTIDDLV; this comes from the coding sequence GTGTCTCGGCCCTACTCCGGACGGGAACTGATCGACGCGCTTCGGAAGTGGAACTTCCGGCGCGTCGATCAGACCGGAAGTCACGTCAAACTCCGGTATATCGACCCGAACACGGGTGAGAAACGAACCGTGACGGTCCCGCTGCACGACGAAGTCGCGACCGACACGCTCCGCTCTATCGCGGAACAGGCCGGTGCGAAGGATTTCCAGTCGTTTCTCGACACGATCGACGACCTCGTGTAG
- a CDS encoding antitoxin VapB family protein: MSKSIRVDEETHAALAALKGDDETFDDVLLRLIEDRRERVREGAGLWEGTDAAEKALEARKEMKRGVGER; encoded by the coding sequence ATGAGCAAGAGCATCCGCGTCGACGAGGAGACGCACGCGGCGCTCGCGGCGCTGAAGGGCGACGACGAGACGTTCGACGACGTGCTCCTACGTCTCATCGAGGACCGACGCGAGCGCGTTCGGGAGGGTGCCGGACTCTGGGAGGGTACCGACGCCGCCGAGAAAGCCCTCGAAGCGAGGAAGGAGATGAAACGCGGCGTCGGCGAGCGATGA
- a CDS encoding type II toxin-antitoxin system HicB family antitoxin: MGVQSREPDESDTVTLTESDGYVVARDDDSGVASQGDTKAEALANLAEALELHERPDPDDADLEEATAPWLTDE, from the coding sequence ATGGGAGTCCAGTCCCGCGAGCCCGACGAGTCCGACACCGTCACGCTCACCGAGAGCGACGGGTACGTCGTCGCGCGTGACGACGATTCCGGAGTTGCGAGTCAGGGCGACACCAAGGCGGAAGCACTCGCCAACCTCGCCGAAGCGCTGGAACTCCACGAGCGACCGGACCCCGACGATGCGGATCTGGAAGAAGCCACTGCACCGTGGCTGACCGACGAGTAG